Proteins co-encoded in one Candidatus Bathyarchaeota archaeon genomic window:
- a CDS encoding DEAD/DEAH box helicase: MKIAELPIPDSVKEVLLGLGIVELFPPQEETIRAGVLDGKNIVLASPTASGKTLIAELCSLKHVLEQGGKVIYLSPLRALASEKFDDFRKYSSIRKPDGRKVSVGISTGDFDTADTWLERYDIIVTTNEKADSLLRHRAKWMDSISLVIADEVHLLNEAERGPTLEIVLARLMQVNPDIQILALSATIGNVDEIASWLKAQYIVTEWRPVSLKEGVVLNEEVQYKDGDARKIEKKTRYPYINMVLNTLKNGGQALVFASTRKNSVSAAKAVAQHTGDVLSKPLKRSLEHEAEIILNAAERTQISETLAQLVKCGTAFHHAGLGGAHRKLVEDSFKEGKIKVLTATPTLAFGVNLPARTVIIQDYRRFEPGYGNYPISVLEYKQMAGRAGRPKYDKFGESVLIAKTSDEADFLMENYILAKPERIWSRLAVEKIMRGHVLATVASDFAHTEEGIFEFFGRTFYAYQYDIKAIKSIIAKILKYLYEEQMLDFSKSDIYATKFGKRVSELYIDPLSAVVIRDALHNKPALLTDFSLLHLISHTTDMGPVMRPYSREFDTLSLQLEEHKQELFTEPPNEYADHFAYEEFLGEIKTAIVMKNWIEEVSEEKLIERFNVQPGDLYRTIENAKWLLHATEELARLFGEKAILPLSSELVERVSKGIKKELLPIVKLEGIGRVRGRIMYNAGFQTIEDIKQAPIEDLTNLPLIGPRLAKKIKEQVGGFVKKDTWESLDRVQEFKQKALSDF; this comes from the coding sequence TTGAAAATCGCAGAGCTACCCATCCCAGATTCAGTTAAAGAAGTACTACTCGGCTTGGGGATTGTGGAGTTGTTTCCGCCTCAAGAAGAAACCATACGGGCAGGAGTGCTAGATGGCAAAAATATTGTGCTTGCCAGCCCAACCGCGTCGGGCAAGACCTTGATTGCGGAACTCTGCAGTTTAAAACATGTGCTCGAACAGGGCGGTAAAGTTATCTATCTTTCGCCTCTTCGAGCCTTGGCAAGCGAAAAGTTTGATGACTTCAGAAAGTACTCAAGCATCAGAAAGCCAGACGGCAGAAAGGTCAGTGTAGGCATCAGTACAGGAGATTTTGACACGGCAGACACTTGGCTTGAACGCTACGACATCATTGTCACAACCAATGAGAAGGCAGACTCGCTTCTGAGGCACCGTGCCAAATGGATGGACAGCATATCGCTGGTTATAGCTGATGAAGTTCACCTCTTAAACGAGGCAGAACGTGGACCAACCCTTGAAATCGTGCTGGCAAGGCTGATGCAGGTTAACCCCGACATCCAAATTCTGGCATTAAGCGCCACTATAGGCAACGTGGATGAAATCGCTTCATGGCTTAAAGCCCAATATATTGTTACTGAGTGGCGCCCTGTTTCGCTCAAGGAAGGTGTCGTTTTAAATGAGGAAGTCCAGTACAAGGATGGCGACGCAAGAAAAATCGAAAAGAAAACACGCTATCCCTACATCAACATGGTCTTAAACACTCTCAAAAATGGTGGACAAGCACTAGTTTTTGCTTCAACAAGAAAAAACTCGGTCTCCGCGGCAAAGGCTGTCGCCCAGCACACGGGCGATGTTCTCTCTAAGCCTCTGAAGCGTTCGCTGGAGCACGAAGCAGAAATAATCCTTAACGCGGCAGAGCGCACTCAAATCAGCGAAACCCTTGCCCAACTTGTAAAGTGTGGAACCGCATTTCATCACGCGGGCTTAGGCGGAGCACACCGCAAGCTGGTTGAAGACTCGTTTAAGGAAGGCAAAATCAAAGTTTTAACAGCTACGCCAACGTTGGCTTTCGGCGTTAACTTGCCAGCGCGAACAGTCATCATCCAAGACTACAGGCGATTTGAGCCAGGCTACGGAAACTACCCCATCAGCGTGTTGGAATACAAGCAGATGGCAGGCAGGGCAGGCAGACCAAAATACGACAAATTCGGCGAATCCGTCCTAATTGCGAAAACCAGCGATGAAGCTGATTTCTTAATGGAAAACTACATACTTGCCAAACCTGAACGCATCTGGTCACGGCTGGCGGTTGAAAAAATCATGCGTGGGCACGTTTTGGCAACAGTAGCCTCAGATTTCGCTCACACTGAAGAGGGGATTTTTGAGTTCTTTGGCAGAACCTTCTACGCATACCAGTATGACATTAAAGCCATCAAGAGCATCATCGCCAAGATTCTAAAATACCTCTACGAAGAGCAGATGCTGGATTTCAGCAAAAGCGACATTTACGCAACCAAGTTTGGCAAGCGTGTTAGTGAACTCTACATTGACCCGCTCTCAGCCGTAGTCATCCGCGACGCACTCCACAACAAACCAGCACTCCTAACAGATTTTAGTTTACTGCATCTGATTTCTCACACCACCGACATGGGCCCCGTGATGCGACCGTACTCTCGCGAATTCGACACCTTGTCCCTGCAGCTAGAAGAGCACAAACAAGAACTCTTCACTGAACCCCCAAACGAATACGCTGACCATTTCGCATATGAAGAGTTTCTTGGAGAAATCAAAACCGCCATAGTTATGAAGAACTGGATTGAAGAAGTCAGCGAAGAAAAACTCATTGAACGATTCAACGTGCAACCCGGCGACTTGTACCGCACCATCGAAAACGCCAAGTGGCTACTTCATGCGACTGAGGAATTGGCGAGACTTTTTGGAGAAAAAGCTATTTTGCCGCTGTCAAGCGAGCTGGTAGAGAGAGTTTCCAAAGGCATAAAGAAAGAGCTCTTGCCCATCGTCAAACTGGAGGGCATCGGACGGGTTCGCGGACGCATAATGTATAACGCAGGATTCCAAACCATCGAAGACATAAAACAGGCACCGATTGAGGACTTGACGAACCTGCCTCTTATAGGTCCAAGGCTGGCAAAGAAAATCAAAGAGCAAGTCGGCGGCTTCGTGAAAAAAGACACATGGGAAAGCCTGGATAGGGTGCAGGAGTTTAAGCAGAAGGCGCTTTCAGATTTCTAA
- a CDS encoding cobalamin biosynthesis protein: MELNLLNILTALEMLVFAILLDLAIGDPSPNYPDKWVFKVHPTVLMGKFTKKIEPFFKSKNANTEKFLGVLLGLTVISVFALPVFFGLWAIYTFVPFYINIIIYGFIGIILLKMTICIKLETDWAKAAAKAIQQNNLNEAKKYHHFSRRDSKDLNGAQISSAVIESMAENLIDFKLSPMMSFALFGVTGAIAFRAINTLDGMVGFKTKEHINIGWFSANLDTIVNYIPTRLTALLMIGAAAILRMDAKNAWRIAYRDHRKTPSRNHGWPMAAVAGALRVQLEKPGQYILGEPLEPLTGEKILDALRIRDVTIVLWVLLCVVVLVVVRFWFLPI, encoded by the coding sequence TTGGAGCTAAACCTACTAAACATCCTGACTGCCTTGGAAATGTTGGTTTTTGCTATACTGTTAGATTTGGCTATCGGTGACCCATCGCCTAATTACCCTGACAAATGGGTTTTCAAAGTGCACCCAACCGTTTTGATGGGCAAGTTCACAAAGAAAATTGAACCCTTCTTTAAGAGCAAAAACGCGAACACGGAAAAGTTTCTGGGTGTTCTCTTGGGGTTAACGGTGATTTCTGTTTTTGCGCTTCCAGTGTTCTTCGGTTTGTGGGCAATCTACACCTTCGTACCCTTCTACATCAACATCATCATCTACGGCTTCATCGGCATCATCCTGCTCAAAATGACCATATGCATCAAGCTTGAGACTGACTGGGCAAAAGCCGCAGCCAAAGCCATCCAACAAAACAATTTGAACGAAGCAAAAAAGTACCACCACTTCTCAAGGCGCGACTCAAAAGACCTAAACGGAGCACAGATCAGCAGCGCAGTCATCGAATCCATGGCAGAAAACCTAATCGACTTTAAACTCTCACCAATGATGTCTTTTGCACTGTTCGGTGTAACAGGAGCTATCGCTTTCCGAGCCATAAACACACTTGACGGCATGGTTGGCTTCAAAACAAAAGAACACATCAACATAGGCTGGTTTAGCGCAAATCTAGACACAATCGTAAACTACATCCCAACACGACTCACCGCACTGCTCATGATTGGCGCCGCTGCAATCCTACGCATGGATGCCAAGAACGCTTGGAGAATCGCCTATCGCGACCACAGAAAAACACCCAGCCGAAATCACGGTTGGCCAATGGCCGCGGTCGCAGGTGCACTCCGGGTGCAACTGGAAAAGCCTGGGCAGTACATTCTCGGCGAACCATTGGAGCCACTGACAGGCGAGAAAATCTTGGATGCCTTGCGTATTAGGGATGTTACGATTGTTTTGTGGGTTCTGCTATGCGTTGTCGTGCTTGTGGTTGTGCGTTTTTGGTTTTTGCCCATTTAG
- a CDS encoding B12-binding domain-containing radical SAM protein: MINPPRIQPKAWGRPNVFPPIVLATVAAVLEKKHKACIIDAPTEGWKNLADLDETKYRVGLSAETIAQRVKQWNPDVVVVEIPFSGWSKTAFEVVTAIKKVKPQVTVVLIGQHPSARPETCLSEPDVDFVVIGEPENTVSELVDMLNSGKHEFEKIAGLGFKKSGKTVLTGKRPIITDMDSLPFPARHLLPMNIYNEAVKEIPLRGEISKPWTIVTTSRGCPYNCVFCSNAIVWGRQWRARSPKNVVDELEFLVKTYGIKQIDFYDENMTLDKKRMAEICDLIVERKLRIEWFTPNGIRADTLDEALLRKMKKAGCKKIRVAPESGVQRIVNDVIKKELDLKSVEHAVVACKKAGIKVGVFFVMGLIGETKADIEETIKFAYKLKRLGADSFIFSIAMPLYGTTFYEQARDGGFLKEGFCDFALAATEPLVETPEFSAKDLQELCARANLANPTFTRYKVMRAIKNPRKTAQILLKRSKMKKQS, translated from the coding sequence TTGATTAATCCACCAAGGATTCAGCCCAAAGCATGGGGAAGACCGAACGTTTTTCCACCCATAGTTTTAGCAACTGTGGCTGCGGTTCTGGAAAAAAAGCATAAGGCATGCATTATTGATGCTCCAACCGAGGGCTGGAAGAACCTTGCTGACTTAGACGAAACAAAGTACCGTGTCGGATTAAGCGCAGAAACCATTGCACAACGCGTGAAGCAGTGGAATCCTGACGTGGTTGTTGTTGAGATTCCGTTTTCTGGCTGGTCAAAAACTGCCTTTGAAGTAGTTACTGCCATAAAAAAAGTTAAACCTCAAGTTACAGTTGTGTTGATTGGTCAGCATCCTTCAGCGCGCCCAGAAACCTGCCTCTCAGAGCCTGATGTTGATTTTGTGGTCATCGGCGAACCTGAAAACACAGTTTCCGAACTCGTTGACATGCTAAACTCAGGCAAACACGAATTCGAAAAAATTGCTGGTTTAGGTTTTAAGAAGAGCGGTAAAACTGTTCTCACGGGCAAGCGTCCAATTATTACCGATATGGATTCTCTGCCTTTTCCTGCAAGGCACCTGCTTCCGATGAATATCTACAACGAAGCCGTAAAAGAGATTCCGCTACGTGGCGAAATAAGCAAACCATGGACAATAGTTACAACAAGCAGAGGCTGCCCATACAACTGCGTGTTTTGCTCTAATGCTATCGTTTGGGGTCGGCAATGGCGTGCAAGAAGCCCAAAAAACGTGGTTGATGAATTGGAATTTTTAGTTAAGACTTACGGGATTAAGCAGATTGATTTTTACGACGAAAACATGACGCTAGACAAGAAGCGCATGGCAGAGATTTGCGATTTAATTGTCGAACGAAAATTGCGCATTGAATGGTTCACACCCAACGGCATCAGAGCAGACACACTAGATGAAGCGCTCCTTAGAAAAATGAAGAAGGCAGGCTGCAAAAAAATCCGTGTTGCTCCAGAATCAGGCGTGCAACGTATAGTTAACGATGTCATCAAAAAAGAGTTAGACCTAAAAAGCGTTGAGCACGCTGTGGTTGCCTGCAAGAAGGCGGGGATTAAAGTGGGTGTTTTCTTTGTCATGGGGTTAATCGGCGAAACCAAAGCGGACATCGAAGAAACCATAAAGTTTGCGTATAAGCTTAAGCGGTTGGGTGCTGACAGCTTCATCTTCAGCATCGCCATGCCACTCTACGGCACAACATTCTATGAGCAAGCAAGAGATGGCGGTTTCCTCAAAGAAGGCTTTTGCGATTTCGCGCTGGCGGCAACTGAACCGCTGGTTGAGACACCAGAGTTTTCAGCAAAAGACCTGCAAGAGTTGTGTGCAAGAGCCAATCTGGCTAATCCAACGTTCACACGTTACAAGGTTATGAGGGCAATTAAAAACCCGCGCAAAACGGCGCAGATACTTCTTAAAAGAAGCAAAATGAAAAAACAGAGTTAA
- a CDS encoding asparagine synthase C-terminal domain-containing protein — MSLNESEVSKLLPEVRTLINKCVKRNLADGFLFSAGTDTQIIVYEAVKYKPDIPCLTLAFKHGKPKDTEYVKRMVELLHLKHETYEFGREDVLKFYPKVVEALKKFDPMEIRNSLPVYIGLTLFKPRGIKSVFTGDALDELFGYPWQFHLTEEQFAVKQQEMWAEMGFSSIPMAASLGMTIKAPYLDPEFMDWAKKLPIKYKINMYNGIKYGKWILRKAYEDVIPKDIIWRPKAPLEAGTGTETLRTHFEDYVTDKEFAEKKQAIKEQDDVEIQDKEQLLYYEHFRKVFGKPKDVYPKTEGAIQCPKCKSYLKTKIQFCKICGAYPI, encoded by the coding sequence TTGAGCCTTAATGAGTCTGAAGTTAGCAAACTTTTGCCAGAAGTTAGAACGTTAATCAACAAGTGTGTAAAACGAAACCTCGCTGATGGCTTTCTCTTTTCCGCTGGAACCGACACCCAAATCATCGTTTATGAAGCAGTAAAGTACAAACCTGACATTCCATGCCTCACATTGGCTTTCAAGCATGGAAAACCAAAAGACACCGAATACGTCAAGAGAATGGTTGAACTCTTACATCTGAAACACGAAACATACGAGTTCGGTCGCGAAGATGTTCTAAAGTTTTACCCGAAAGTTGTGGAAGCACTCAAAAAATTCGACCCTATGGAAATCCGAAACAGCCTCCCAGTATACATAGGCTTGACATTATTCAAACCGAGAGGAATAAAGAGCGTATTCACTGGCGACGCCTTAGACGAACTTTTTGGTTACCCATGGCAATTCCACCTCACTGAAGAACAGTTCGCAGTGAAACAGCAGGAGATGTGGGCTGAAATGGGTTTCTCATCAATCCCCATGGCCGCCTCTCTTGGGATGACCATAAAAGCACCCTACCTTGACCCAGAGTTCATGGATTGGGCAAAGAAACTCCCCATCAAATACAAAATCAACATGTACAATGGCATAAAGTACGGAAAGTGGATTCTGCGCAAAGCCTACGAAGACGTCATACCGAAAGACATTATCTGGAGACCCAAAGCACCACTTGAAGCAGGCACGGGAACTGAGACATTAAGAACGCACTTTGAGGATTATGTCACTGACAAAGAGTTTGCGGAGAAAAAGCAAGCCATCAAAGAACAAGACGACGTTGAAATCCAAGACAAAGAACAACTCCTTTACTACGAGCATTTCCGCAAGGTATTCGGGAAACCCAAAGACGTCTACCCAAAAACCGAAGGCGCCATACAATGCCCCAAATGCAAGAGCTATCTTAAAACAAAGATTCAGTTCTGCAAAATCTGCGGAGCTTACCCAATTTAA
- a CDS encoding methylenetetrahydrofolate dehydrogenase — protein sequence MAQPTYKTVFVFLDTDKYCSPFDMLVAIDAFPDSMIFKYENVTGEDAPKIVYDLLFPRGPMGAAHTKVFINGSNFEEVEKVVQATQKAMKSAPWGNSIIVDPRGGYSTAAAAVAKTFGASMEKGLGSLEGKNVTVLAGTGPVGQTAARIYAAEKANVTISSRSMAKGQAVADKINAECGATRVKVVEVSKPEQTATAVKDAEIILAAGAGGIQLLSKADLNQAPKCKIVADINAIKPLGVEGLGPNDDGVELKAGVFGIGALAIGKLKIKTETEMIKRATAEAQGLFDYSIAYTIAKDQILKKLAKAAAK from the coding sequence TTGGCACAACCAACCTACAAAACAGTTTTCGTTTTCTTAGACACAGACAAATATTGCAGTCCATTCGACATGCTCGTCGCCATAGACGCATTCCCAGATTCAATGATATTCAAGTATGAAAACGTCACAGGCGAAGACGCCCCAAAAATCGTCTATGACCTGCTCTTCCCACGCGGACCGATGGGTGCAGCACACACAAAAGTCTTCATCAACGGAAGCAACTTTGAAGAAGTCGAAAAAGTCGTTCAAGCAACACAGAAAGCCATGAAATCCGCTCCATGGGGCAACAGCATAATCGTTGACCCACGAGGAGGATACTCAACAGCTGCTGCCGCAGTAGCAAAAACTTTCGGAGCATCCATGGAGAAAGGTTTAGGTAGCTTAGAAGGCAAAAACGTCACCGTTCTAGCAGGCACAGGACCAGTCGGGCAGACAGCCGCAAGAATCTACGCAGCAGAAAAAGCAAACGTAACCATCAGCAGCCGCTCAATGGCAAAGGGTCAAGCTGTCGCTGACAAAATCAATGCTGAATGCGGTGCAACACGGGTGAAAGTTGTTGAAGTCTCAAAACCTGAGCAAACAGCAACCGCGGTCAAAGACGCAGAAATCATCCTTGCCGCAGGCGCAGGAGGAATTCAACTTCTCTCAAAAGCAGACCTCAATCAAGCACCCAAATGCAAAATCGTCGCAGACATAAACGCCATCAAACCCCTCGGCGTCGAAGGTTTAGGTCCAAACGATGACGGGGTAGAACTCAAAGCAGGCGTTTTCGGCATCGGCGCATTAGCCATCGGCAAACTCAAAATCAAAACGGAAACAGAAATGATTAAACGCGCCACCGCTGAAGCACAAGGACTATTTGACTATTCAATCGCTTACACAATCGCTAAAGACCAAATCCTAAAGAAACTAGCAAAAGCAGCAGCTAAGTAA
- a CDS encoding carbon-nitrogen hydrolase family protein, with protein MKVSLLHMEIRTTLKDNLKAAENVIFKATKQKSALIALPEYFSVPNCMGDFTDAQKISKETCAKTLKFLQEVSKAIGDIYLLGGSVLEEDNGKYYNTSTLWRNGKVLAKYKKINPISAEIKAGVSKGKEPLVVDTEIGKIGMLVCADTFDPDLVKRTVNLGAEIITLPVAAMGTHPTVKGHPLTEQIARDYGLFVLKVGNVCSSMRGGRSAIIAPWGILGEVSDSPEDSILTGELDMEKLRDYRRKLSKA; from the coding sequence TTGAAAGTAAGCCTCTTACACATGGAAATACGAACCACGCTGAAAGATAATCTAAAGGCTGCAGAAAACGTGATTTTCAAAGCCACCAAACAGAAATCAGCCTTAATCGCTCTCCCCGAATACTTCTCTGTGCCCAATTGCATGGGGGACTTCACTGACGCCCAAAAAATCAGCAAAGAAACATGCGCAAAAACACTCAAGTTCCTGCAAGAAGTCTCCAAAGCGATAGGTGACATCTACCTTCTCGGAGGCTCAGTGCTTGAAGAAGACAACGGTAAATACTACAACACAAGCACTCTGTGGAGAAATGGCAAAGTGCTTGCTAAATACAAAAAAATCAATCCCATAAGCGCGGAAATCAAGGCGGGCGTCTCCAAAGGCAAAGAGCCCCTTGTGGTTGATACGGAAATCGGCAAGATTGGAATGTTAGTGTGTGCTGACACGTTTGACCCTGACCTTGTAAAACGAACCGTCAATTTGGGAGCAGAAATCATTACTTTACCCGTAGCAGCCATGGGCACTCACCCAACGGTTAAAGGTCACCCGTTAACCGAGCAGATTGCCCGAGACTACGGTTTGTTTGTGCTTAAAGTTGGAAACGTCTGCTCAAGCATGCGAGGCGGCAGAAGCGCCATCATTGCTCCATGGGGAATCCTCGGCGAGGTCTCGGATTCTCCTGAAGACTCGATACTGACTGGTGAGCTCGATATGGAAAAACTAAGGGATTATAGAAGAAAACTCAGTAAAGCTTAG
- a CDS encoding 4Fe-4S dicluster domain-containing protein: MGKQTSPITIDLSKCTPCAGLICIGVCPQGALEEGKNKKPQVIDVVQCTRCGVCLNLCPAKAITINPSKPQK, encoded by the coding sequence ATGGGCAAGCAGACCTCACCAATCACAATCGACCTCTCGAAATGTACTCCGTGCGCAGGCTTAATCTGCATCGGGGTTTGTCCACAAGGCGCGCTCGAAGAGGGCAAAAACAAAAAACCACAAGTTATCGATGTGGTACAATGCACGCGGTGCGGTGTCTGCCTAAATTTGTGCCCAGCTAAAGCTATCACTATAAATCCAAGTAAACCCCAAAAATAG
- a CDS encoding zinc metalloprotease HtpX: protein MANLSQLKFAMATSIFLSAFIFSVLVFAVVFFLELDLFTGLLIAIGGSALFILFQYAIGPAIVAATTKLHYLKPGENPWLESMVKELADKSGIPMPKLATVPNNTPNAFTFGRTTRSATLAVHDGLLRSLNKGEIEAVIAHELGHIKHKDYVVMTILSALPLIAYLIAQFALRAGMISSMGSRRRNQKEGNVGAALVIIGVISFVIYILTFLVVMRLSRLREHYADAFSAYLTGSPHGLQSALAKITYGLSISPKAPEGARAFYIGDPATAKREIQKVMSKKDEYDLDNDGVLNERELNQAMEREASSTWVQMNSLFATHPPTFKRIQLLREIEKEMATGTYASDKMYAHV from the coding sequence TTGGCTAATCTGTCGCAACTCAAGTTCGCAATGGCTACATCCATATTCCTATCTGCCTTCATATTCAGCGTTCTTGTGTTTGCTGTAGTCTTTTTCTTAGAATTGGACCTTTTCACAGGCTTACTCATTGCCATAGGCGGGTCAGCGCTATTCATACTGTTCCAGTACGCGATAGGGCCAGCCATCGTTGCAGCCACCACAAAGCTGCATTACCTCAAGCCAGGTGAGAATCCTTGGCTTGAATCAATGGTGAAAGAGTTGGCAGACAAAAGCGGAATCCCCATGCCCAAGTTAGCAACTGTGCCTAATAATACGCCTAACGCGTTTACGTTTGGCAGAACCACCAGAAGCGCCACATTGGCTGTGCATGATGGACTCTTGAGGTCGCTAAATAAGGGAGAAATTGAGGCTGTAATAGCCCATGAACTGGGGCACATAAAACACAAAGATTACGTTGTAATGACTATCCTTTCAGCGTTGCCCCTAATTGCGTACCTAATTGCCCAGTTCGCATTGCGAGCAGGCATGATTAGCTCAATGGGTAGCAGGCGCAGAAATCAAAAAGAAGGAAACGTTGGCGCCGCCCTAGTGATAATCGGCGTGATTTCTTTCGTAATTTACATCCTAACTTTTCTAGTAGTTATGAGACTTAGCCGACTGCGCGAACATTATGCAGATGCGTTTTCTGCTTATTTAACAGGCTCACCCCACGGCTTACAAAGTGCACTGGCAAAAATAACCTATGGCTTATCAATCTCACCTAAAGCTCCAGAAGGCGCCAGAGCCTTTTACATCGGAGACCCAGCAACAGCAAAACGGGAAATCCAGAAAGTGATGAGCAAAAAAGACGAGTATGACTTAGATAATGATGGCGTTTTAAACGAGCGCGAACTCAACCAAGCCATGGAAAGAGAAGCCAGCAGCACATGGGTTCAAATGAACAGCCTATTTGCCACGCATCCGCCTACGTTCAAGCGCATACAGCTCTTGCGGGAAATCGAAAAAGAAATGGCTACTGGAACCTACGCAAGCGACAAAATGTACGCTCACGTCTAA
- a CDS encoding PKD domain-containing protein, translated as MKLNQTKKCSVFLTITLMLIATLSVSVFSAQVTAQTTTSVTINNGATYTNSTSITLTLSSTNATQMRFSTDNSSWSEWETYSTSKNYTLAEDNVSYTVYVEFKNSDNQTSTANSSIILDTTPPEVYSYAAWYSTDYRTVYFDASYCTDNYGIANYTWNFGDGNTTTGVIVIHTYEEMGNYTVTLSVQDLAGNIATNSFNAKIPDLTTVATATPTPTYTAPPTTTPTAQPTASPTSTATDNSTWIVVMLGAVVAAIAVVGVVIILTLKKSSKPVPSAP; from the coding sequence ATGAAGCTTAACCAAACAAAGAAGTGTAGTGTCTTTCTAACTATTACGTTAATGCTAATTGCCACCCTTTCAGTGAGCGTTTTCTCAGCGCAAGTCACTGCCCAAACAACAACGTCGGTAACAATAAACAATGGAGCAACCTACACTAATTCAACTTCCATAACGCTTACTCTTTCATCAACCAACGCCACGCAAATGCGTTTCTCAACCGACAACTCTTCATGGTCAGAGTGGGAGACCTATAGCACTTCAAAAAACTACACTTTAGCAGAGGACAACGTTAGCTATACTGTCTACGTTGAATTCAAAAACAGTGACAACCAAACCTCAACCGCCAATTCATCTATCATTCTCGATACTACTCCGCCTGAAGTATACTCATACGCTGCATGGTATTCCACTGACTACCGAACCGTGTATTTCGATGCATCCTACTGCACAGATAACTATGGAATAGCGAACTATACATGGAACTTTGGAGACGGCAACACCACAACCGGTGTCATCGTAATACATACCTATGAAGAAATGGGAAACTACACGGTAACCTTATCAGTGCAGGACTTAGCAGGCAACATTGCAACAAATAGTTTCAACGCAAAAATTCCAGACTTAACCACGGTGGCTACAGCCACTCCTACGCCTACCTACACTGCCCCGCCGACAACAACCCCCACTGCTCAACCAACAGCTTCCCCCACCTCAACAGCAACTGATAATTCAACATGGATAGTGGTTATGCTTGGCGCAGTTGTTGCTGCAATAGCCGTCGTTGGCGTAGTAATCATTCTAACGCTGAAAAAAAGCTCAAAACCAGTGCCTTCAGCACCTTAA
- a CDS encoding adenosylcobinamide amidohydrolase, which translates to MEQYNLAEDAKLIIKENVLAVVSEKGLATVSSAIFNGGFSHVKAIVNVGVPPGYSDQALHMDPMVLITSSAEKLGITKDYLAMVTAANIQNYSLVTKKTDAFSVSVAATAGCSHGESSGEQMNVQEMFGTINVIVLIDGNPTQSCMVAAIITATEAKSAALRDFDVRSRYTGDSATGSITDSVTVACTGTGKEIKLSGPASKLGKLIAYCVRHAVTQALLRQEPEWANRTVLDRLKERHLPLEKLAAEVSKIEGLAVTAEELAKILNSNPSALASLLAAAKMDDDYKKNLLPTDLPDWETASRSLTDMDYSKLPNYGAVDLPPFIKTILAKVVKTAHSKV; encoded by the coding sequence TTGGAGCAGTACAATCTAGCGGAAGACGCAAAACTAATCATAAAAGAAAACGTGCTGGCAGTCGTATCAGAAAAGGGTTTAGCAACAGTTAGTTCAGCAATTTTTAACGGCGGCTTCTCACACGTAAAAGCCATCGTAAACGTTGGCGTACCCCCCGGCTACAGTGACCAAGCTCTTCACATGGACCCCATGGTGCTCATTACTTCTTCTGCGGAAAAACTTGGCATAACCAAGGATTATCTTGCCATGGTTACAGCCGCCAACATACAAAACTACAGCCTAGTCACCAAGAAAACAGACGCTTTCTCAGTTAGTGTTGCCGCAACTGCGGGGTGCTCTCATGGAGAATCCTCTGGCGAACAGATGAATGTTCAAGAAATGTTCGGAACAATAAATGTCATAGTCCTAATTGACGGTAACCCAACGCAGAGTTGCATGGTGGCGGCGATAATTACTGCAACTGAAGCTAAATCGGCGGCGCTTAGAGACTTTGACGTGCGAAGCCGCTACACTGGCGACTCAGCCACGGGGTCAATAACGGACAGCGTCACGGTTGCTTGTACGGGCACTGGCAAAGAAATCAAGCTTTCAGGTCCAGCCTCCAAGCTAGGAAAACTTATCGCTTACTGCGTCAGACATGCGGTTACACAGGCGTTGCTTCGGCAAGAGCCTGAATGGGCAAACCGCACGGTACTTGACAGGCTAAAGGAGAGGCATTTGCCGCTGGAAAAGCTGGCGGCTGAAGTTTCAAAGATTGAAGGCTTAGCTGTAACTGCCGAAGAATTGGCGAAAATTCTAAATAGTAACCCCTCCGCGTTGGCTTCCCTGTTGGCGGCTGCAAAAATGGATGACGACTACAAGAAAAACCTGCTCCCAACCGACTTGCCAGACTGGGAAACAGCAAGCAGAAGCTTAACAGATATGGATTACTCTAAACTGCCAAACTACGGCGCAGTTGACCTGCCGCCTTTCATAAAGACCATATTAGCCAAAGTTGTAAAGACTGCCCACAGCAAAGTGTAG